A single window of Inediibacterium massiliense DNA harbors:
- a CDS encoding lysine exporter LysO family protein, with the protein MSFNIIGSVAFGIGFGYFFLSADILQHTDLIIDIGLCLLLFFVGLDMGRNKDAFSQIKKMGLKILLIPLMIGIGSIVGSIVGGFLLHLPINESSAVGAGFGWYTLSAMMLTQYSPELSALAFISNVVREIIALISIPFVARYIGDFEAIAPSGATAMDTTLPIISNATNSQTAIVAFITGVILSSSVPILVPILINL; encoded by the coding sequence TGGTATAGGTTTTGGATATTTCTTTTTATCTGCAGATATATTACAGCATACTGATTTAATCATTGATATAGGATTATGTCTTTTATTATTCTTTGTTGGTTTAGATATGGGTAGAAATAAAGATGCTTTTTCTCAAATCAAAAAAATGGGACTTAAAATTCTTTTGATTCCATTGATGATCGGTATAGGAAGTATTGTAGGCAGTATTGTAGGTGGATTTTTACTTCATCTTCCAATCAATGAATCTAGTGCAGTAGGTGCAGGTTTTGGATGGTATACTTTATCTGCCATGATGCTTACTCAATATTCACCAGAACTTAGTGCATTGGCTTTTATCTCTAATGTAGTTCGAGAAATTATTGCACTTATTTCTATTCCATTCGTAGCAAGATATATCGGGGACTTTGAAGCCATAGCTCCTTCAGGAGCCACAGCTATGGATACAACGCTTCCTATTATTTCTAATGCTACCAATTCTCAAACAGCTATTGTAGCATTTATTACAGGAGTTATATTATCTAGCTCTGTTCCTATTTTAGTACCTATACTTATTAACCTATAA